A genome region from Nocardia sp. NBC_00565 includes the following:
- a CDS encoding ABC transporter permease, which produces MRYLIDNFAEIMGFTKTHLYLALVPLALGLVIAIPVGALVRRISWLRRITVTVASLSYTIPSLALFVIIPPLAGISTIDPLNVIIALTVYSTALLVIAVPTALDSVSPIVVDAADAVGFSALRRTVTVDMPLAIPVFVSSLRVVVVTNIAMVSVGALIGVGGLGKLFTQGYQRDYPDEIIAGIIVTLALALIFDRLVYALGRWATPWARADARAAKAKGAAA; this is translated from the coding sequence GTGCGGTATCTGATAGACAACTTCGCCGAGATCATGGGTTTCACCAAGACCCATCTGTATCTGGCATTGGTGCCACTGGCGCTCGGCCTGGTCATCGCGATTCCGGTGGGCGCGTTGGTGCGCCGGATCTCCTGGCTGCGGCGCATCACGGTGACCGTGGCCAGTCTGTCCTACACCATCCCGTCACTGGCGCTGTTCGTGATCATTCCGCCGCTGGCGGGGATCTCGACCATCGATCCGCTGAATGTGATCATCGCGCTCACCGTGTACTCGACGGCGCTGCTGGTGATCGCGGTGCCGACGGCGCTGGATTCGGTATCGCCCATCGTCGTCGACGCCGCCGATGCCGTCGGGTTCAGTGCGCTGCGGCGCACGGTCACCGTCGATATGCCGTTGGCCATACCGGTTTTCGTATCCAGCCTGCGTGTCGTGGTGGTCACCAATATCGCGATGGTTTCGGTCGGCGCGCTGATCGGTGTCGGCGGACTCGGCAAACTCTTCACCCAGGGCTACCAGCGCGACTATCCGGACGAGATCATCGCGGGCATCATCGTCACACTGGCGCTGGCGCTGATCTTCGACCGGCTGGTCTACGCCCTCGGCCGCTGGGCGACCCCGTGGGCACGCGCGGACGCCAGGGCCGCCAAAGCGAAAGGCGCTGCCGCATGA
- a CDS encoding ABC transporter permease produces the protein MNLFIDAWHYLTDGANWSGPAGIEHRIGEHLWYSFLTIVFSAAVAIPLGLVIGHTRRGAAVLVGFANAMRALPTLGLLTFLVLLLGLGLIPPLLALVTVGIPPLLAGAYAGIANVAADVVDASRAMGMTERQILFRVEVPNALPILLTGLRGATLQVIATATIAAFVNLGGLGRYIFDGIAVYRYDRVLVGALLVAALAMLMDGLLACTVWASAPGTGRLRRANGAIVTPAAILQTTD, from the coding sequence ATGAACCTTTTCATCGACGCCTGGCACTACCTCACCGACGGCGCGAACTGGAGCGGCCCGGCCGGCATCGAACACCGCATCGGCGAACACCTCTGGTACAGCTTCCTCACCATCGTCTTCTCCGCGGCGGTCGCGATCCCGCTCGGTTTGGTGATCGGGCATACCCGCCGGGGTGCCGCGGTGCTCGTCGGCTTCGCCAATGCCATGCGCGCCCTGCCGACCCTCGGCCTGCTCACCTTCCTGGTACTGCTGCTCGGCCTCGGGCTGATCCCGCCACTGCTCGCCCTCGTGACGGTCGGCATTCCACCGTTGCTGGCCGGTGCCTACGCCGGAATCGCCAATGTCGCGGCCGATGTTGTCGACGCCTCACGCGCCATGGGCATGACCGAACGCCAGATCCTGTTCCGGGTCGAGGTTCCCAACGCGCTGCCGATCCTGCTCACCGGTCTGCGCGGGGCCACCCTCCAGGTCATCGCCACCGCGACCATCGCCGCCTTCGTCAACCTGGGCGGCCTCGGCCGCTACATTTTCGACGGCATCGCCGTCTACCGCTACGACCGCGTCCTGGTCGGCGCACTCCTGGTCGCCGCCCTCGCCATGCTCATGGACGGCCTACTGGCCTGCACGGTCTGGGCCAGCGCTCCCGGCACCGGTCGCCTGCGCCGCGCGAACGGGGCGATCGTCACGCCGGCCGCCATCCTGCAAACCACGGACTGA
- a CDS encoding MarR family winged helix-turn-helix transcriptional regulator, with protein sequence MADDEMNVGLLMFIAHRSMEDRIFADLAEAGYNDVTIAQARLAARIGPDGTRLTDLAQQAQVTKQTAGFLVDQLERTGYVERVPDPSDGRARLVKLSERGEKIAAYSNTIAERIQTEWATHLGAQRMRQLRDALNRLREITDPYA encoded by the coding sequence ATGGCCGACGACGAGATGAATGTGGGCCTGCTGATGTTCATCGCCCACCGATCGATGGAGGACCGGATCTTCGCTGACCTCGCCGAGGCCGGGTACAACGACGTCACCATCGCCCAGGCGCGGCTCGCGGCGCGCATCGGTCCCGACGGCACCCGCCTGACCGACTTGGCCCAACAGGCCCAGGTGACCAAACAGACCGCGGGATTCCTTGTCGACCAGCTCGAACGCACCGGCTACGTGGAGCGCGTACCGGACCCGAGCGACGGCCGGGCTCGGTTGGTCAAGCTGTCCGAACGAGGGGAGAAGATCGCGGCCTACTCGAATACCATCGCCGAGCGGATCCAGACCGAGTGGGCGACGCACCTCGGCGCACAGCGCATGCGGCAGTTGCGAGATGCGTTGAACCGGCTGCGTGAGATCACCGATCCCTACGCCTGA
- a CDS encoding maleylpyruvate isomerase family mycothiol-dependent enzyme: MDRETCWQVIEQQRRAIADLLTDLSPGQWETPSLCAGWRVHEVAAHVALTPQPPPIGVMLGATIRARGNYNRLIDELTRYGADYPAAELISLLRANAASRKLPKLTNYRNILFDTMVHGQDIAIPLGRTIDIEPTAAAAAAAHAATIGWPVWDKHRLDGIRLVATDIDWTHGNGQEIRGPIIALLLLITGRTAAMDLLSGEGVTPMAARLRP; the protein is encoded by the coding sequence ATGGACCGCGAAACCTGTTGGCAGGTCATCGAACAGCAGCGCCGGGCGATTGCCGACCTGCTGACCGACCTCTCGCCCGGCCAGTGGGAAACGCCCTCACTGTGCGCGGGCTGGCGAGTCCACGAAGTCGCCGCACACGTCGCGCTGACACCGCAGCCGCCCCCGATCGGTGTCATGCTCGGCGCCACAATCCGCGCTCGCGGCAACTACAACCGCCTTATCGATGAACTCACCAGGTACGGCGCCGATTATCCTGCCGCGGAACTCATTTCACTGCTCCGCGCCAACGCCGCCTCCCGGAAACTGCCCAAGCTCACCAACTACCGCAACATCCTGTTCGACACGATGGTGCACGGCCAGGACATCGCGATACCGCTCGGTCGCACGATCGACATCGAACCAACCGCCGCTGCCGCCGCGGCCGCCCACGCGGCGACGATCGGCTGGCCGGTCTGGGACAAGCACCGCCTCGACGGAATCCGCCTGGTCGCGACCGATATCGACTGGACCCACGGCAACGGGCAGGAGATCCGCGGCCCGATCATCGCCCTATTACTCCTGATCACCGGCCGCACGGCGGCGATGGACCTGCTGTCCGGCGAGGGCGTCACGCCCATGGCCGCCCGCCTGCGACCTTGA
- a CDS encoding CBS domain-containing protein, giving the protein MHASAEWIPADETLDRAAQMMRRLDVGALPIGNNDRLVGMLTDRDIVVKCIAIGHDPSKVRAGDLAEGTPRWVSDDADVREVLDLMERDQIKRLPVVDAKKRLVGMICESDIAKNLTDREIAQFVSAVSVPH; this is encoded by the coding sequence ATGCATGCGAGCGCGGAGTGGATCCCCGCCGACGAAACGCTGGACCGAGCCGCGCAGATGATGCGCAGGCTGGATGTCGGCGCGTTGCCGATCGGCAACAACGACCGCCTCGTCGGCATGCTGACCGACCGCGACATCGTCGTGAAATGCATTGCGATAGGCCATGATCCGAGCAAGGTACGGGCAGGAGACCTGGCGGAGGGCACACCGCGCTGGGTGTCCGACGACGCCGACGTCCGCGAGGTACTCGACCTGATGGAGCGGGATCAGATCAAGCGGCTACCGGTGGTCGACGCCAAGAAGCGGCTGGTCGGCATGATCTGTGAATCGGATATCGCCAAGAACCTCACCGACCGGGAGATCGCCCAGTTCGTCTCGGCCGTATCCGTACCGCACTGA
- a CDS encoding NAD(P)-dependent malic enzyme: protein MSPVTDAPNATASLSEITHDEIFAGHLGGKLSVELTAPLETQRDLSIAYTPGVAKVSLAIAEDEALCKRYTWTDRLVVVVSDGTAVLGLGDIGPRGALPVMEGKAALFKKFAGLNSIPIVLDTKDVDEIVETVIRLRPSFGAVNLEDISAPRCFEIEQRLIEALDCPVMHDDQHGTAIVVLAALNNAAKVQGRGVDGLKVVVSGAGAAGVACTNIMLAAGVADITVLDSKGIVSRDRADLNDVKIDLAQRTNPRGLTGGAAEALAGADVFVGLSAGTIAEEFIASMAPESIVFAMSNPNPEIHPEIAHKYAAIVATGRSDFPNQINNVLAFPGVFKGALDAGARRITEGMKIAAANAIADVVADELGPEMIVPSPLDPRVAPAVAEAVAAAARAEGVA, encoded by the coding sequence GTGTCACCTGTGACTGACGCACCGAATGCCACTGCAAGCCTTTCCGAAATCACGCACGACGAGATTTTCGCGGGACATCTCGGTGGCAAGCTATCGGTCGAACTCACCGCACCACTGGAGACCCAGCGCGACCTGTCCATCGCCTACACCCCGGGTGTGGCGAAGGTCAGCCTGGCCATCGCCGAGGACGAGGCGCTGTGCAAGCGCTACACCTGGACCGACCGGCTCGTCGTCGTGGTCAGCGACGGCACCGCGGTGCTCGGCCTCGGTGACATCGGCCCGCGCGGCGCGCTGCCGGTGATGGAGGGCAAGGCGGCGCTGTTCAAGAAGTTCGCCGGGCTGAACTCGATTCCGATCGTGCTGGACACCAAGGACGTCGACGAGATCGTGGAGACGGTCATCCGGCTGCGCCCGAGCTTCGGCGCGGTGAATCTGGAGGACATCTCGGCGCCGCGCTGCTTCGAGATCGAGCAGCGGCTCATCGAGGCGCTGGACTGCCCGGTCATGCACGACGACCAGCACGGCACCGCCATCGTGGTGCTGGCCGCCCTCAACAATGCGGCCAAGGTGCAGGGCCGCGGCGTCGACGGCTTGAAGGTCGTGGTGTCCGGCGCCGGTGCCGCCGGTGTGGCGTGCACGAACATCATGCTGGCCGCGGGCGTCGCGGACATCACCGTGCTCGACTCGAAGGGCATCGTCAGCCGCGACCGCGCCGACCTCAACGACGTGAAGATCGACCTGGCGCAGCGCACCAACCCGCGCGGGCTGACCGGCGGCGCCGCCGAGGCGCTGGCCGGCGCCGATGTGTTCGTCGGGCTGTCCGCGGGCACCATCGCCGAGGAGTTCATCGCGTCGATGGCCCCGGAGTCGATCGTGTTCGCGATGTCGAACCCGAACCCGGAGATCCACCCGGAGATCGCGCACAAGTACGCGGCGATCGTGGCCACCGGGCGCAGCGACTTCCCGAACCAGATCAACAATGTGCTCGCGTTCCCCGGCGTCTTCAAGGGCGCACTGGACGCGGGTGCTCGCCGGATCACCGAGGGCATGAAGATCGCCGCCGCAAACGCCATTGCCGATGTGGTCGCCGACGAACTCGGCCCCGAGATGATCGTCCCCAGCCCGCTGGACCCCCGTGTCGCCCCGGCCGTCGCCGAGGCCGTCGCGGCCGCCGCTCGTGCGGAGGGTGTCGCGTAG
- a CDS encoding FAD-binding protein, which translates to MNEIETDVLVLGGGPAGAWAAVSAAAAGARVMLVDKGRCGASGPTACGTISLWNIPPGPARDEAVRRAYAHGGGLAEPEWMLRVLDETHRRVEQLVEWGFRFPGEGNGPNATGTSLRVCLDGASYLRRMRHSLLDAGVRVLDHHPALQLLVDRDGVIAGAAGVQQYNNFRPWTIRAGAVVVATGGCAFLSGGAGTDVDTGDGLLLAAEAGAQLSGMEFSSAYGLAPMLPSPRNAFAPGLALHFATLYDESGAEITGHRAAAFAAIADGRRIFAALDDVPYAVRRWLSRQGLVDRTRRVPLRAVLEGTVRGTGGLRIAGTDCATTVAGLYAAGDVTTREPITGAVSGFGGQGGAWAIASGVWAGKGATRFAHGRGMTGPVREVAGAGLNPVARIDPRAVVGLVQEHTLPLRRSYWRSAGSLRDSIAELDGMWPGAEFDLGGSGADRLRARQAAALLAVARWTKYSALARTESRGMHRRTDHPGATDDWRVRLTSGGLDSVWVRSDTPPPAAELAEASPRPELTAADPLPM; encoded by the coding sequence GTGAACGAAATCGAGACGGATGTGCTCGTTCTCGGCGGTGGTCCCGCCGGAGCTTGGGCCGCCGTCTCGGCCGCCGCCGCCGGCGCCCGGGTGATGCTCGTCGACAAGGGGCGCTGCGGTGCGAGTGGGCCGACCGCGTGCGGGACGATCTCGCTGTGGAATATCCCGCCGGGACCCGCCAGGGACGAGGCGGTGCGCCGCGCGTATGCGCACGGTGGCGGGCTCGCCGAACCGGAGTGGATGCTGCGGGTGCTCGACGAGACCCATCGGCGGGTAGAACAGTTGGTGGAGTGGGGGTTTCGGTTTCCGGGGGAGGGCAACGGACCGAATGCCACGGGGACCTCGTTGCGGGTCTGCCTCGATGGCGCGAGCTACCTGCGGCGGATGCGCCACAGCCTGCTCGACGCGGGGGTGCGCGTGCTCGATCACCATCCCGCGCTGCAACTGCTCGTCGATCGTGACGGCGTGATCGCCGGGGCGGCCGGGGTGCAGCAGTACAACAACTTTCGCCCGTGGACCATCCGGGCCGGCGCGGTCGTGGTCGCCACCGGTGGCTGCGCCTTCCTCTCCGGCGGTGCCGGCACCGATGTCGACACCGGTGACGGACTGCTGCTTGCCGCCGAGGCGGGCGCGCAATTGTCGGGTATGGAATTCTCCAGCGCCTACGGTCTCGCGCCGATGCTGCCTTCGCCGCGCAATGCCTTCGCCCCCGGACTCGCCCTGCACTTCGCGACGCTCTACGACGAATCCGGCGCGGAAATCACCGGCCATCGCGCCGCGGCATTCGCCGCGATCGCCGACGGCCGCCGGATCTTCGCGGCATTGGACGATGTGCCGTACGCGGTCCGGCGCTGGCTGTCGCGACAGGGTCTGGTCGACCGCACCCGCCGGGTGCCGCTGCGCGCGGTGCTCGAGGGCACGGTCCGGGGGACCGGCGGACTGCGCATCGCCGGTACGGACTGCGCGACCACGGTGGCCGGACTCTACGCCGCGGGCGATGTGACCACGCGGGAGCCGATCACCGGTGCGGTGAGCGGCTTCGGTGGACAGGGCGGGGCCTGGGCCATCGCCTCGGGAGTCTGGGCCGGGAAGGGCGCCACGCGATTCGCACACGGGCGTGGTATGACCGGTCCGGTGCGCGAGGTGGCGGGGGCCGGGCTGAATCCGGTGGCCCGCATCGACCCGCGCGCGGTGGTCGGGTTGGTGCAGGAACACACGCTGCCGCTGCGGCGCAGCTACTGGCGCAGTGCGGGGAGTCTGCGCGACAGCATCGCCGAACTCGATGGCATGTGGCCGGGGGCCGAATTCGATCTCGGCGGATCCGGAGCGGATCGGTTGCGCGCCAGGCAGGCGGCGGCGCTGCTCGCGGTGGCGCGCTGGACGAAATACAGCGCGCTCGCGCGCACGGAGAGCCGCGGAATGCACCGGCGCACCGATCATCCCGGCGCGACCGACGATTGGCGGGTGCGGCTCACTTCCGGCGGACTCGATTCGGTCTGGGTACGTTCGGACACGCCGCCACCTGCCGCGGAACTGGCCGAGGCGTCGCCGCGGCCCGAGCTCACCGCGGCGGATCCGCTCCCGATGTGA
- a CDS encoding PHP domain-containing protein translates to MRIDLHTHSTASDGTDTPAELVRNAAAAGLDVVAITDHDTTAGWTEAVDALPTGLTLVRGMEMSCIGLGEDGWPVPVHLLAYLFDPADRCFADERERLRAERVQRLRAMAERMRADGLPIDPDAVLASAGPSAGRPHLARALVEAGVVPSVDAAFVELLAPHGRYYAEKADTPLRRAVEMIATAGGVSVLAHTRARKRGRLLAFDDIRELATLGLGGLEIDHPDHAAADRALLQDLAAELGLITTGSSDYHGANKTIRLGEFTTDPAQFEVLAGKATGVPVIAS, encoded by the coding sequence GTGCGCATCGACCTGCATACCCATTCCACCGCGTCCGACGGCACTGATACCCCAGCCGAACTCGTCCGGAACGCGGCAGCGGCAGGACTTGATGTCGTCGCGATCACCGACCACGACACCACCGCCGGGTGGACCGAGGCGGTCGACGCGCTGCCGACGGGTTTGACGCTGGTGCGCGGTATGGAGATGTCGTGCATCGGCCTGGGCGAGGACGGCTGGCCGGTCCCGGTGCATCTGCTGGCCTACCTGTTCGACCCAGCCGACCGGTGCTTCGCCGACGAGCGCGAGCGCTTGCGCGCCGAACGCGTGCAGCGGTTGCGCGCGATGGCCGAGCGGATGCGCGCCGACGGGCTACCCATCGATCCGGACGCGGTGCTCGCCTCGGCCGGACCGTCGGCGGGGCGTCCGCATCTGGCGCGTGCACTGGTCGAGGCCGGAGTGGTGCCGAGTGTCGACGCGGCCTTCGTCGAACTACTCGCCCCGCACGGTCGCTACTACGCCGAGAAGGCCGATACGCCGCTGCGCCGGGCCGTCGAGATGATCGCGACCGCGGGCGGGGTCAGTGTGCTCGCGCATACCAGGGCGCGTAAGCGCGGTCGGCTGCTCGCATTCGACGATATTCGCGAACTGGCCACGCTCGGACTCGGCGGTCTCGAGATCGATCATCCGGACCATGCCGCCGCCGACCGTGCGCTGCTGCAGGATTTGGCCGCCGAACTCGGACTCATCACCACGGGCTCGTCGGACTATCACGGCGCCAACAAAACCATTCGGCTCGGTGAATTCACCACTGATCCCGCGCAATTCGAGGTACTCGCGGGCAAAGCCACGGGAGTGCCGGTGATCGCCTCGTGA
- a CDS encoding magnesium and cobalt transport protein CorA translates to MPSIPPLPSFRSQGRAHTPLPRIMVPTARAVIDCAVYVDGRRLPGHFSHADAMAEVSNRGTGFVWVGLHEPDEYQMADVAKIFELHPLAVEDAVKAHQRPKLERYDDTLFLVLRTVSYVPHEIHSVSEIVETGDIMVFTGPNFTVTVRHGEHTGLAGVRKELESQPEQLMYGPGAVLHAVADHVVDSYIEVAQSVENDIDEMEEEVFTPRSKVAIESIYQLKREVVELRRAVNPLASPLEALGRNTTMPLPKEIRRYMRDVADHHTAVAERINDFDEALSALISAALAKVGVQQNTDMRKISSWVAIAAVPTMIAGIYGMNFEHMPELKQVWGYPAVLLLIATICVGLYINFHRNNWL, encoded by the coding sequence GTGCCATCTATTCCGCCGCTACCGTCGTTCCGCAGCCAGGGCCGAGCGCATACGCCGCTGCCCCGCATCATGGTCCCCACCGCACGTGCGGTGATCGATTGCGCTGTCTACGTCGACGGCAGACGGCTACCCGGCCACTTCAGCCATGCGGATGCGATGGCCGAGGTCAGCAATCGCGGAACCGGATTCGTGTGGGTCGGACTGCACGAGCCGGACGAATACCAGATGGCCGATGTCGCGAAGATATTCGAGTTGCATCCGCTGGCCGTCGAGGACGCGGTCAAAGCCCATCAGCGGCCGAAGCTGGAGCGCTACGACGACACCCTGTTCCTCGTCCTGCGCACTGTCAGCTACGTCCCACACGAAATCCACTCGGTCAGTGAGATCGTCGAGACCGGCGACATCATGGTCTTCACCGGACCCAACTTCACGGTGACCGTACGCCATGGCGAGCACACCGGACTCGCCGGTGTCCGAAAGGAGTTGGAGAGCCAGCCCGAGCAGCTCATGTACGGTCCCGGCGCGGTCTTGCACGCGGTCGCCGACCACGTCGTGGATTCCTACATCGAGGTGGCCCAGTCCGTCGAGAACGATATCGATGAGATGGAGGAAGAGGTCTTCACACCGCGCAGCAAGGTGGCCATCGAATCGATCTATCAGCTCAAGCGTGAGGTCGTAGAGCTGAGGCGCGCGGTCAATCCACTCGCGAGTCCGCTCGAAGCACTCGGCCGCAATACGACAATGCCATTGCCCAAGGAGATTCGGCGCTATATGCGCGATGTCGCCGACCATCACACCGCAGTGGCCGAGCGGATCAACGACTTCGACGAGGCGCTCAGCGCGCTGATCAGTGCGGCCCTCGCCAAGGTCGGTGTGCAACAGAACACCGATATGCGCAAGATCTCGTCCTGGGTTGCCATCGCGGCGGTGCCGACGATGATCGCGGGCATCTACGGGATGAACTTCGAGCATATGCCGGAGCTGAAGCAGGTCTGGGGCTATCCGGCGGTGCTGCTGCTCATCGCCACCATCTGCGTCGGGCTGTACATCAATTTCCACCGCAACAACTGGCTGTGA
- a CDS encoding suppressor of fused domain protein, producing MEVVDRVRTEMLDHFGVDTAAVDSASVTFLGLEPIEILRIPGAELVHYVTLGGSRHPMGDPGDLHADPVRGPRAELVLTLRAGVGPSSGLARTLGVLVAAPAVEGVVLQADALLDLGEPMWRDSPFTAVLLGESEIPEVVLPEPAEPVRYLAVVPVTATEAAWVRVRGAQALREAWAEAGIDVRDPARGAASL from the coding sequence ATGGAAGTAGTGGACAGGGTCCGTACCGAGATGCTGGACCATTTCGGCGTGGACACCGCGGCCGTCGACTCGGCGTCGGTGACCTTCCTCGGGTTGGAACCGATCGAGATTCTGCGCATCCCGGGCGCGGAGCTGGTGCACTACGTGACCCTCGGCGGATCACGCCATCCCATGGGCGATCCCGGTGACCTGCACGCCGATCCGGTGCGCGGGCCGCGCGCCGAATTGGTGCTGACACTGCGTGCCGGGGTCGGACCGAGTTCCGGACTGGCGCGCACACTCGGCGTGCTCGTCGCGGCGCCCGCGGTGGAAGGCGTTGTGCTGCAAGCCGATGCGCTGTTGGATCTGGGTGAGCCGATGTGGCGGGATTCGCCGTTCACCGCGGTGTTGTTGGGGGAGAGCGAGATTCCCGAGGTGGTGCTGCCCGAGCCCGCCGAACCGGTCCGGTATCTCGCGGTGGTGCCGGTGACCGCGACCGAGGCGGCCTGGGTGCGGGTGCGCGGTGCGCAGGCGTTGCGCGAAGCATGGGCGGAGGCCGGAATCGACGTGCGCGATCCCGCGAGAGGCGCTGCGTCGCTGTAG
- a CDS encoding general stress protein, whose product MTNPLGNSNRARQGLPTPPSGWPVGSYPTYAEAQKAVDFLADNQFPVQDVTIVGVDLMQVERVLYRLTWGKVIGGGVVSGAWLGLFLGLLLSLFTTSGGFAPVLVGLVGGIIFGVISTSIPYAATKGQRDFASTMQLVAGRYDVLCDPKSAEQARDMLARLAI is encoded by the coding sequence ATGACGAATCCCTTGGGGAACTCGAATCGCGCGCGCCAAGGCCTGCCGACGCCGCCGTCGGGGTGGCCGGTCGGCTCGTATCCGACCTACGCCGAGGCGCAGAAGGCCGTCGATTTCCTGGCCGATAACCAGTTCCCCGTGCAAGACGTGACCATCGTCGGCGTCGACCTGATGCAGGTCGAGCGTGTGCTGTACCGGCTGACCTGGGGCAAGGTGATCGGCGGTGGGGTTGTTTCGGGCGCGTGGCTCGGCCTGTTCCTCGGCCTTCTATTGAGCCTTTTCACCACCAGCGGCGGCTTCGCGCCGGTGCTGGTCGGCCTGGTCGGCGGCATCATCTTCGGCGTCATCTCCACCTCGATCCCGTACGCGGCGACCAAGGGGCAGCGCGACTTCGCCTCCACCATGCAGTTGGTGGCGGGGCGATACGACGTGCTGTGCGACCCGAAGTCGGCCGAGCAGGCGCGGGACATGCTGGCGCGGTTGGCGATCTGA
- a CDS encoding magnesium transporter MgtE N-terminal domain-containing protein translates to MATTRVYVARLAGLVVLGPDGESIGRIRDVVVAIRYDRQQPRVHGLVVELPSRRRIFVPMLRVTTIEPGVVALNTGTVSLRRFHQRPGEMLALAQIVDSSVRVDDPDLPDLADIDVLVVDLGIEQTRTRDWRVTRVAVRGHRRLGRRRTVHVADWTQVSGLTPYEIGRPGQDVTQLLEQFEGMRPADVAHLLRELPEKRRIEVAIALDDERLADVVQELPDDDQVDLLGHLEVRRAADVLEAMDPDDAADLLGELPTGERESLLALMDPEESEPVRRLLQHSPDTAGGLMTPKPVVLTPATTVAEALARVRNPDLTPALASMVFVVRPPTATPTGRFLGSVHLQRLLREPPAHLVGGILDTDLAPLRPDLPLSAVTRYFATYNLVCGPVVDAENHLLGAVSVDDVLDHLLPEDWREQEDMAHETIPGHEGADGE, encoded by the coding sequence ATGGCAACAACCAGGGTGTACGTCGCCAGACTCGCCGGGCTGGTGGTACTCGGCCCCGACGGCGAGTCTATCGGCCGCATCCGTGACGTCGTCGTGGCCATCCGCTATGACCGCCAGCAGCCTCGGGTGCACGGTCTCGTCGTCGAATTGCCGTCCCGGCGGCGGATTTTCGTGCCGATGCTGCGGGTGACCACGATCGAACCCGGTGTCGTCGCGCTCAATACCGGCACGGTGAGCCTGCGCCGCTTCCACCAGCGCCCCGGCGAAATGCTGGCACTCGCGCAGATCGTGGATTCCTCGGTACGCGTTGACGATCCGGATCTGCCGGACCTCGCGGACATCGATGTGCTCGTGGTCGATCTCGGCATCGAACAAACCCGGACCAGGGACTGGCGGGTGACCAGGGTCGCGGTGCGCGGACACCGCAGGCTCGGCCGCCGCCGCACCGTGCACGTGGCGGACTGGACCCAGGTCAGCGGGCTGACCCCGTACGAGATCGGCCGCCCCGGCCAGGACGTCACCCAGCTGCTCGAACAGTTCGAGGGCATGCGCCCCGCCGATGTCGCGCATTTGCTGCGCGAACTGCCGGAGAAACGGCGCATCGAGGTGGCCATCGCGCTCGACGACGAGCGACTCGCCGATGTCGTGCAGGAACTCCCCGACGACGACCAGGTCGATCTGCTCGGCCACCTCGAAGTGCGCCGGGCCGCAGATGTGCTCGAGGCGATGGATCCCGACGACGCCGCCGACCTGCTCGGCGAATTGCCGACCGGCGAGCGGGAATCGCTGCTCGCGCTGATGGATCCGGAGGAGTCCGAACCGGTCCGCAGGCTGCTGCAGCACTCCCCCGACACCGCGGGTGGTCTGATGACCCCGAAACCGGTGGTGCTGACCCCGGCCACTACCGTCGCCGAAGCGCTGGCCCGCGTGCGCAACCCGGATCTGACGCCCGCGCTGGCCTCCATGGTGTTCGTGGTCCGCCCGCCGACCGCCACCCCGACCGGCCGGTTCCTCGGCTCGGTGCACCTGCAGCGACTGCTGCGCGAACCACCGGCACACCTGGTCGGCGGCATCCTCGACACCGATCTGGCTCCGCTGCGCCCCGATCTCCCGCTCAGCGCGGTGACGCGCTACTTCGCGACCTACAACCTGGTCTGCGGGCCGGTGGTGGACGCGGAGAACCACCTGCTCGGCGCGGTCAGCGTCGACGATGTGCTCGATCATCTGCTGCCGGAGGATTGGCGCGAGCAAGAGGATATGGCGCACGAAACGATCCCTGGGCACGAGGGGGCCGACGGTGAGTGA